A window of Microcoleus sp. bin38.metabat.b11b12b14.051 genomic DNA:
GCTATTCTTGACCTAGAAATCTCCAAACTCCCGCCAGAAATTACGGTTGAGGAGCGTTACAGCAAAGCTTTGGTTTTAATTCGACTGCACGGAAAACCGATCGGACAAGCTCAAATTCCGGTAGTCGGAGGTCGGATTGAGGGCTCGCAATTGCGGGAAAGTCTGATGAATGCAGCAGGCGATAATCTGTGGAAAAATTGGCTCTACGATGCCCTGGAATGGGACGAACGCGGGGCGGTAGAGACAATCCCGATCGCCACTGTAGCGATTTGTACGCGCGATCGCCCGGAAGATTTGCGCCGCTGTCTGGACGCGCTGATGCTGCTCCCAGACGATGGTCAGGAATATTTAGTAATTGATAATTGTCCGGCTACGGATGCTACTCGTGAATTGGTCACAAATAGTTACCCGCAAGTTCGCTACGTGCGGGAAGACGATTTAGCGGGGGAAAGCGCCGCCCGCAACCGAGCTTTGCGGGAAGCTAAACACGAATTTGTAGCGTTTACAGATGATGATGCAGTGCCCGATCGCTATTGGTTGCGATCGTTGTTGCAAAATTTCCGCGATCGGCGAGTGATGTGTGTGACGGGGCTAGTGATGCCCCTAGAACTGGAAACGGAAGCTCAAGAATGGTTTGAGCGTTACAGCCCCTACGGGCAGGGCTTCTACCGCCGAGTTTTTGACGGCGCGCACTGCAATCCGCTGATTATTTCTCCTGTGGGGGTTTCGGCGAGTATGGCTTTGCGGAAAAGTTTAACCGACAGCATCGGGATGTTTGACGAAGCTTTGGGCGTGGGCACACCGGCTAAGTGCGGTTCAGACACCGAACAGTTTTCTCGCATTTTGCGGGCGGGCTACTGCATCGTCTACGAACCGAGGGCCGTGAGCTGGCATCGGCACCGGCGCACTTGGGAAGAGCTGCAAAACTTGCTCAAATGCTACGGAATCGGAGTCTATGCTTACTGGACGCGGATAT
This region includes:
- a CDS encoding glycosyltransferase, which codes for MATAILDLEISKLPPEITVEERYSKALVLIRLHGKPIGQAQIPVVGGRIEGSQLRESLMNAAGDNLWKNWLYDALEWDERGAVETIPIATVAICTRDRPEDLRRCLDALMLLPDDGQEYLVIDNCPATDATRELVTNSYPQVRYVREDDLAGESAARNRALREAKHEFVAFTDDDAVPDRYWLRSLLQNFRDRRVMCVTGLVMPLELETEAQEWFERYSPYGQGFYRRVFDGAHCNPLIISPVGVSASMALRKSLTDSIGMFDEALGVGTPAKCGSDTEQFSRILRAGYCIVYEPRAVSWHRHRRTWEELQNLLKCYGIGVYAYWTRIFVVNREFSVIQLALWWLRYKQIPELIASLRKQPDAVPSDLLLAQLRGCMSGPMAYFASRKQLQKIKKVVSSQ